Part of the Propionimicrobium sp. PCR01-08-3 genome, CACAGCTACCTTGACTGGAGTCTCACTCACGAGGATTCCTCTTCTCGACATTGGTTTGAGTCCGACGCTCCTAGGCTAGTGCAGTCGAACATTTCCCGGGCGTCCAGGGCCCTACTAGGCTCAAACCGAAACCGCAGAAGTGAGGAGCCGAGGATGGTCACCACCAGTCGTCACGTCAAGCGCAGCGCCATTGAGTCCACTGCGGTCGAACTGAATCCGGTCTTCGTTCGCCCGGGCGAGGCCACCGAGCTGCCGAAGTTCCGCATCCCGTCGGCCGAGAGCCTGCCTGAAACGGCCTACCAGATCGTCCACGACGAGGCGATGCTCGACGGAAATGCGCGGCAGAATCTGGCGACTTTCGTCGGAACCTGGATGGACGATCAGGCGCAGCATCTCTATCTGGATGCCGCCGACAAGAACATGATCGACAAGGACGAGTATCCCCAGACCGCCGCGATCGAGAACCGGTGCTGGACGATGCTCGCCCACCTGTGGCATGCGCCCGATCCCGACCACACCATCGGCACCTCGACCATCGGATCGTCCGAGGCTTGCATGCTGGGCGGGCTGGCCTTGAAGAGGCGCTGGCAACATGCCCGCACAGCCGCCGGGAAACCGACCGATCGTCCGAATCTCGTGATGTCGAGCGCAGTGCAGGTTTGCTGGGAGAAGTTCTGCAACTACTGGGATGTCGAGCCCAGATTCGTGCCGATCAGCGAGGACCACAAGGTGCTCGACGGGCACGATCTCGAATCGTATGTGGACGAGAACACCATCGGTGTGGTCGCCATCATGGGTGTGACCTATACCGGCATGTACGAGCCGGTCGAACAGATCGCGGCTGCCCTCGACCGGATTCAGGCAGCGACCGGTCTCGACATCAAGATCCATGTGGACGGCGCCTCCGGCGCGATGGTGGCTCCGTTCCTGCAGCCTCAGCTGCGCTGGGATTTCGCAGTCGATCGGGTGGTCTCGATCAACACGTCCGGGCACAAATACGGGCTCGTTTATCCCGGCGTCGGCTGGGTGGTGTGGCGGGACCTCGAATCGCTGCCCGAGGACCTGATCTTCCACGTCAGCTATCTGGGCGGCGATATGCCCACCTTTGCACTGAACTTCTCCCGCCCCGGCGCACAAGTGCTGCTGCAGTACTACCTTTTTCTGCGGCTCGGACGCGAGGGCTACCGTCGGGTGCAGGGCGCGGCCCGCGACGTCGCCACCTATCTTTCCGCGGAGATCGGGAAGATGCCGGCATTCGAATTATGGAACGACGGCTCCGATATTCCGGTTTTCGCCTGGCGGCTGCGTCCCGGATATACCAAGAATTGGACGCTTTACGACCTGTCGGATCGGCTCCGGATGACCGGATGGCTGGTGCCCGCCTATCCGATGCCCGACGGACTGAGCGATCTGACCGTGCAGCGCATCGTGGTCCGGGCCGGATTCAGCCACGATCTGGCGGACGCATTCTTGGCTGATTTGAGGGCAGCAGTGGGGTATCTCGATGCCCTGGATGCGCCGATGCCCACCGCCCATCAGCGGTCGGGTTTCCATCATTAGTGGTCTGGACGGCATCGCGATTCGATAGCTGCTGTCTATTGGCCGTCGCCGTTCGCCAACCGCATTATGCGAGGTAGATACTAAGTCGAGTCGGCCATTACAAAGGTAAGCACGGAAGGGCTTCGTTATGCCTGGGTCGCAGCCGGCGTCCGGCGGTCGATTCAGGGTTCGCGGACGGGCATCGCGCTACTTGAAGATAACTGTGCGGATTCCGTCCAGAAAGATGCGCTTTTCGGCGAACAGCCGCACTGCTTCGGTCAACGTCTCTGATTCGAGGCCCTGCCCGATGCTCGACAGTTCGGACACGGACGCGGCATGATCGACGCGCTTCACGTTCTGCTCGATGATCGGGCCCTCGTCCAGATCGGAGGTGACGAAATGCGCTGTCGCCCCGATCAGCTTCACGCCGCGGGTATGAGCTTGCCGATAGGGGTTCGCGCCCTTGAACCCGGGCAGAAAACTGTGGTGGATATTGATGATCCGGCCCGACAAATCCGAGCACAATTCGGGTGAAAGAATCTGCATATAGCGGGCCAGCACGACCAGATCGATATCAAGATCACGGACGCAATGCCTGATCCGATCCTCGAATTCGTGCTTATTTTCCGGCAACACGACCTGTGATCCGAAATCGATGCCGTAGAACTCGGCCAACGAACGCAGGGCATCATGATTCGACAAAATGAGCGGGATCTCGATCGGCACGTCGCCGGCACGCAGGTGAAAGAGCAGATCGTTCAGGGGACCGGCCGCCTTGCTGACCAGCACCAGCGCCCGGGCTTTGCGATGGGCCTCACTCACTTCCCAGGTTGCGTCAAAAAGGGCGCTGACCTGGGAAACCACCTGACGAAAATCTTCCGGTTCGACCGGAGTGTCCACTTCGATGCGCATGAAGAAGCGTCCGGTGTCGGTGGAGCTGAATTGCTGAAGCTCGGTGATGTTGCCGCCGCAGCCGACGATCGCTCCGGTGACGGCATGGACGATGCCGGAGGTGTCGTGGCAGGAGAACGTCAATATCAACTGATGCACTCGGGCATCCTACCTGGCGGTTGCCGTGCTTCCCGCGGTTCGTTGTGCGCCTCGCGAACTGCGGTCCGTCAACGAGTCGGGAGAGCCCGGTGACGCCGCTGGTGAAATCGCTGTCAAGAACGCGGCGGCCAGTGAATGTACAGCCGCGTGACTATTCCATCAGCGACAGGGAAGAAGCCGGGCGCATCGCAGAGAGCGATCTGCTCCGCATGTGAAGCAAATAGGTGTGCTCCGAGAATCCCAGGCGGTACGCCACCTGAAGAGAAC contains:
- a CDS encoding glutamate decarboxylase, whose translation is MVTTSRHVKRSAIESTAVELNPVFVRPGEATELPKFRIPSAESLPETAYQIVHDEAMLDGNARQNLATFVGTWMDDQAQHLYLDAADKNMIDKDEYPQTAAIENRCWTMLAHLWHAPDPDHTIGTSTIGSSEACMLGGLALKRRWQHARTAAGKPTDRPNLVMSSAVQVCWEKFCNYWDVEPRFVPISEDHKVLDGHDLESYVDENTIGVVAIMGVTYTGMYEPVEQIAAALDRIQAATGLDIKIHVDGASGAMVAPFLQPQLRWDFAVDRVVSINTSGHKYGLVYPGVGWVVWRDLESLPEDLIFHVSYLGGDMPTFALNFSRPGAQVLLQYYLFLRLGREGYRRVQGAARDVATYLSAEIGKMPAFELWNDGSDIPVFAWRLRPGYTKNWTLYDLSDRLRMTGWLVPAYPMPDGLSDLTVQRIVVRAGFSHDLADAFLADLRAAVGYLDALDAPMPTAHQRSGFHH
- a CDS encoding formyltetrahydrofolate deformylase — translated: MHQLILTFSCHDTSGIVHAVTGAIVGCGGNITELQQFSSTDTGRFFMRIEVDTPVEPEDFRQVVSQVSALFDATWEVSEAHRKARALVLVSKAAGPLNDLLFHLRAGDVPIEIPLILSNHDALRSLAEFYGIDFGSQVVLPENKHEFEDRIRHCVRDLDIDLVVLARYMQILSPELCSDLSGRIINIHHSFLPGFKGANPYRQAHTRGVKLIGATAHFVTSDLDEGPIIEQNVKRVDHAASVSELSSIGQGLESETLTEAVRLFAEKRIFLDGIRTVIFK